The Drosophila biarmipes strain raj3 chromosome 2L, RU_DBia_V1.1, whole genome shotgun sequence genome has a window encoding:
- the LOC108033723 gene encoding uncharacterized protein LOC108033723: MQQSVQATNAAPGGDALLPLRACSTAGCKVATVVDKTKRKCSQFVSAPYIMPKPLVVNGHTSVFQVGGEMAKMGDIPALSNISGGDGGQPIYRIKPGTHAHVINYVLIDEGSDSLEKARSGDQEAMRLLLESQRDSAVTKLQKLIANHRGTQPSSPATHSSPAPVRTVPSVSTPGGSSVASGHVTTPQIHPDFSIASVEGAVPFTRAAPASLTNTSAPASSIAPSAALPVDSVDRLQAELIELRRTVARLEESRR, from the coding sequence ATGCAGCAATCCGTACAGGCGACAAATGCGGCTCCTGGCGGGGATGCATTGCTCCCACTGCGTGCCTGTAGCACAGCCGGCTGCAAAGTGGCCACCGTTGTGGACAAGACCAAGCGGAAGTGTTCCCAGTTCGTCTCAGCGCCTTACATAATGCCCAAGCCACTGGTCGTCAACGGACACACATCAGTTTTTCAAGTGGGCGGCGAGATGGCCAAAATGGGGGACATTCCAGCTCTTTCCAATATCAGTGGAGGCGATGGTGGTCAGCCAATTTATCGGATAAAGCCGGGAACCCATGCTCATGTCATTAATTACGTGCTCATTGACGAAGGATCCGACTCGCTGGAGAAGGCTAGGTCCGGGGACCAGGAGGCGATGCGGCTGCTGTTGGAATCGCAGCGCGACAGTGCTGTTACCAAGCTGCAAAAGCTCATTGCCAATCACCGGGGCACCCAACCCTCGTCCCCCGCCACTCATTCCTCGCCAGCGCCAGTTCGTACTGTGCCCTCGGTCTCAACTCCTGGGGGCAGTTCTGTAGCCAGTGGCCATGTTACCACTCCCCAGATTCATCCAGACTTCTCCATTGCCAGCGTGGAGGGAGCAGTTCCATTTACCCGTGCAGCTCCAGCCTCCTTGACAAACACATCCGCTCCAGCTTCTTCGATCGCTCCATCAGCTGCATTACCAGTCGACTCCGTGGATCGCCTTCAGGCGGAGCTTATCGAGCTGCGACGCACAGTGGCCCGGTTGGAGGAGAGTCGCCGCTAG